A single Bacillus sp. OxB-1 DNA region contains:
- a CDS encoding TAXI family TRAP transporter solute-binding subunit, which yields MKKIWKSLLLIGALIVLAALVGACGNDAGETGSESNGGSSSKKPVILNFPTASTTGTIYPLGAAMANLWDQKVEGIKVNAQASNGGVDNLNLLKDGEAHISFATAGIIWEAYNGERSFKDRQYEDVRIIAGLYYNPNQFVVREDSGIESVGDLKGKRFAPGSVGSTPEVESSIILPAYGLDYPGDIKENFVGFTEAIDLMRNKQIDGALIQAGLPTAAVTEMTSTADGKLIGIEPEIRKSLMEEYPWYSEVTIPAGTYDNQDEDVDTLAIKMMLMADASVDEDTIYELVKAFWENIESLESAHAIVKQMDIENAVTELADIPLHPGAERYYKEAGLLD from the coding sequence ATGAAAAAAATATGGAAAAGTTTGCTTTTAATTGGTGCTTTAATAGTACTGGCAGCGCTTGTTGGTGCTTGTGGAAATGATGCGGGGGAGACTGGATCAGAATCCAACGGTGGTTCGTCAAGCAAGAAGCCAGTAATTTTGAACTTCCCGACCGCGTCCACGACCGGAACGATCTATCCGTTAGGTGCAGCGATGGCTAATCTGTGGGATCAGAAGGTGGAAGGGATTAAAGTCAATGCACAAGCTTCTAATGGCGGCGTTGATAACTTGAATTTATTGAAAGATGGGGAAGCCCATATCTCGTTCGCGACAGCGGGGATTATATGGGAAGCGTACAATGGTGAACGTAGTTTCAAGGATCGCCAGTATGAGGACGTTCGGATTATTGCGGGCCTTTACTACAACCCGAACCAATTTGTCGTTCGAGAAGATTCGGGAATTGAATCGGTTGGCGATTTGAAAGGGAAACGTTTTGCCCCAGGTTCCGTCGGAAGTACGCCGGAAGTGGAGTCGAGCATCATTCTTCCTGCATACGGATTGGACTATCCTGGCGATATTAAAGAGAACTTCGTCGGCTTCACAGAAGCAATCGACTTAATGCGGAACAAACAGATTGACGGGGCTTTGATTCAAGCCGGATTGCCGACTGCGGCAGTGACGGAGATGACTTCGACTGCAGACGGAAAATTGATTGGCATTGAACCGGAAATCCGCAAATCATTAATGGAAGAGTATCCGTGGTACTCCGAAGTGACGATACCAGCAGGAACTTATGATAATCAAGACGAAGATGTTGATACATTAGCAATCAAGATGATGTTGATGGCGGATGCTTCTGTTGACGAGGATACTATATATGAACTTGTCAAAGCATTCTGGGAAAACATTGAATCTTTGGAATCGGCCCATGCGATTGTGAAGCAAATGGATATCGAGAATGCGGTGACGGAATTGGCGGACATCCCGCTTCATCCGGGTGCGGAGCGATATTATAAGGAAGCGGGCCTCCTTGACTAA
- a CDS encoding YfhE family protein, whose protein sequence is MSEKKEPHVQLTEKNNGSSSTQEVLYADEYKKADKAAKRKAAEQNNQN, encoded by the coding sequence ATGAGTGAAAAGAAAGAGCCGCATGTGCAATTGACCGAGAAAAACAATGGTTCGTCATCAACACAAGAAGTTTTATATGCGGACGAATATAAAAAAGCGGATAAAGCAGCTAAACGGAAAGCGGCTGAACAGAATAATCAAAACTGA
- a CDS encoding TRAP transporter permease yields the protein MGHATETGEELVEKVDSEMRFRKYVGKTAVIVSAIAVIWSIFQLYAAGTGVLDAITLRGWHLLFVLVMVFLLYPARKKEKAGRVAPTVLDILFIVLSITALGYLLMNYKTIVLRGGYLVTTDYIFGALGILLVFEASRRVVGNLAILALIFLLYTFLGSWIPGLFGHSGFSFKRVIDYMFFGSEGIFGIALGVSATFVFLFILFGAFLKISGFSQFINDLSLTIAGGSPGGPAKVAVLASSLMGMINGSALANVATTGTITIPLMKKNGYKARFAAAVEAVASTGGQFAPPIMGAVGFVMAEYLGVPYTTVLIAAIIPAFLYYLTLIMVVHFEARRLGLKGLSRDNIPKAVDVFKKQGHLSIPLIVLLVLLFTGYTPVYAAVFSILACVVASWFRKETFMGPKKILQALEEGAKGALGVAVACATIGIIIGTVSLTGLGLTFGYTIMTYTNESLLIASLLVMLMSIVLGMGVPGVAAYVIVATVGAPVLENLGVPPLSAHMFVLIYACLSNITPPVALASYVAAGIADTNQHQVSMTAMKLGITGFILPFFFLYEPALLLGEEPFINSLIPTITAAVGTITLAAGLQGWFIKRASWIQRGMLLVIGILMMVPGLITDIVGISLLVILFIWQRLEKSAVNVAAEVE from the coding sequence ATGGGACATGCTACTGAGACGGGTGAGGAGCTAGTAGAGAAAGTCGACAGTGAAATGCGATTCCGGAAATATGTCGGAAAGACCGCTGTAATCGTGTCCGCAATTGCGGTCATCTGGTCGATTTTCCAACTGTACGCAGCCGGCACGGGTGTTTTGGATGCAATTACGCTTCGTGGGTGGCATCTGCTCTTTGTCCTGGTAATGGTATTTCTGTTATATCCGGCGCGAAAGAAGGAGAAGGCCGGGCGCGTGGCCCCGACCGTACTTGACATTCTATTCATTGTGCTAAGTATCACGGCGCTCGGTTATTTGCTAATGAATTATAAAACGATTGTGCTTCGGGGCGGCTATTTAGTGACGACCGATTATATTTTTGGAGCACTTGGCATTTTGCTCGTGTTTGAGGCATCTCGCCGGGTCGTTGGCAATTTGGCCATTTTAGCACTGATCTTTTTGCTGTATACGTTTCTGGGCTCCTGGATCCCTGGATTATTCGGGCATAGTGGGTTCAGCTTTAAACGCGTTATCGATTATATGTTCTTCGGCAGCGAGGGTATTTTCGGGATTGCGCTGGGCGTTTCGGCGACATTCGTGTTCCTGTTCATCTTATTTGGCGCTTTCCTGAAGATCAGCGGGTTTAGCCAATTCATCAATGATTTATCATTGACGATTGCAGGCGGTTCTCCGGGCGGCCCGGCGAAAGTAGCTGTCCTTGCGAGTAGCTTGATGGGAATGATCAACGGAAGTGCGCTTGCAAACGTTGCGACAACGGGAACGATTACGATTCCGCTTATGAAAAAGAACGGATACAAAGCTCGTTTTGCGGCTGCGGTGGAAGCCGTCGCCTCGACAGGTGGCCAGTTCGCACCACCTATTATGGGGGCTGTCGGATTTGTTATGGCGGAATATTTGGGCGTTCCGTATACAACTGTGCTAATTGCTGCAATTATTCCAGCTTTCCTTTATTATTTAACGCTCATTATGGTTGTCCATTTCGAAGCAAGGCGACTTGGGTTGAAAGGGTTGTCGCGTGACAACATCCCGAAAGCGGTCGATGTCTTCAAGAAACAAGGCCATCTTTCAATCCCACTGATCGTTTTGCTCGTTCTCTTATTCACCGGCTATACACCGGTATATGCGGCAGTATTTTCAATCCTCGCTTGTGTAGTTGCAAGTTGGTTCCGGAAAGAGACATTTATGGGACCGAAGAAAATTTTGCAAGCTCTGGAAGAAGGAGCGAAAGGGGCACTTGGTGTCGCAGTTGCTTGTGCGACGATCGGTATTATCATTGGAACCGTTTCTTTGACGGGACTGGGGTTGACATTTGGTTATACGATCATGACGTACACGAATGAAAGCTTGCTTATTGCGAGCCTTTTGGTCATGTTGATGAGCATCGTTCTCGGGATGGGCGTGCCGGGTGTGGCTGCATATGTCATCGTGGCAACTGTCGGGGCACCGGTGCTTGAAAATCTAGGTGTTCCGCCGTTGTCTGCCCATATGTTTGTATTGATTTATGCGTGCTTGTCCAATATTACACCCCCTGTCGCCTTGGCATCGTATGTGGCAGCAGGAATTGCCGATACGAATCAGCATCAGGTCTCCATGACGGCTATGAAGTTAGGAATTACCGGATTTATCCTGCCGTTCTTCTTCCTATACGAACCGGCTTTGTTGCTCGGGGAAGAACCATTTATCAATAGTCTGATTCCAACTATAACCGCTGCCGTCGGGACCATCACGTTAGCGGCTGGCTTGCAAGGTTGGTTCATCAAGCGTGCCAGTTGGATTCAACGGGGGATGTTGCTGGTAATCGGAATCCTGATGATGGTGCCTGGGCTTATCACGGACATTGTCGGTATTAGTTTACTTGTGATCTTATTCATCTGGCAGCGACTGGAGAAGTCGGCTGTCAATGTAGCGGCTGAGGTGGAATAA
- the pheA gene encoding prephenate dehydratase, producing MLLKEKGEQGEMTKKERRIGYLGPVGTFTGLAVHALFPDEEMTNLHAFPTIENCLLAAHQRKTDVTVVPIENSIGGSVSMTLDWLIHEVEVPIQAEVRLPVHHELLAHPAQVEQTEFEIVYAHPQALKQCDQYLRRHYPDIEQRPMNSSAEAAWLVANNPDKPWLSISNFIAKEIYQLEAIQNNIENNGMNMTRFIALGYEELDLRADFQKSSMIVSFPENELMTLHQVLGLVDKYAIRPTKIESAPMKTELGHYVFFIDLDTTGKSDAYQQLCQDIRNLGCSLRHLGTYPTLVADIAYGGDR from the coding sequence ATGCTTTTGAAAGAGAAAGGTGAGCAAGGGGAAATGACGAAAAAGGAAAGACGGATCGGTTATCTTGGTCCTGTCGGCACGTTTACGGGACTGGCCGTCCATGCTTTGTTTCCAGATGAGGAAATGACCAATCTTCACGCGTTTCCTACGATTGAAAACTGTCTATTGGCGGCACATCAACGCAAAACCGATGTGACGGTTGTACCGATTGAAAATTCCATCGGAGGATCAGTCAGCATGACACTTGATTGGCTGATTCATGAGGTGGAGGTGCCAATCCAAGCGGAAGTCCGGCTGCCTGTCCACCATGAACTATTGGCGCATCCGGCGCAAGTGGAGCAGACGGAGTTCGAAATTGTCTATGCCCATCCGCAGGCATTGAAGCAATGTGATCAATATTTGCGGAGACATTACCCGGATATCGAGCAGCGGCCGATGAATAGCTCGGCGGAAGCGGCTTGGCTTGTCGCCAACAACCCTGACAAGCCTTGGCTCTCCATCTCGAATTTCATCGCCAAGGAAATCTATCAGTTAGAAGCGATTCAAAATAATATCGAAAACAATGGGATGAACATGACCCGTTTCATCGCGCTAGGCTATGAGGAACTGGACTTACGGGCGGATTTTCAAAAATCGTCGATGATTGTATCATTTCCTGAAAATGAACTCATGACACTCCACCAGGTTTTGGGTCTTGTCGACAAATATGCCATCAGGCCGACAAAAATTGAATCCGCTCCAATGAAAACAGAGCTGGGGCATTATGTGTTTTTCATCGATCTTGATACGACCGGGAAATCGGACGCCTACCAACAACTTTGCCAAGACATTCGCAACCTAGGCTGCAGCCTCCGTCACCTTGGGACTTATCCGACATTGGTTGCGGATATTGCGTATGGTGGAGATCGTTGA
- a CDS encoding BCCT family transporter, whose amino-acid sequence MKKISNVFYITIGLIVLAVGFGVILPDQFESITETVKGIVSSVFGWYYMLLITFLLAISIFLIFSPFGRIRLGKDTDRPQFNTVTWIAMLFSAGMGIGLVFYGAAEPLSHYAIDPATEEPNTNAAYKEALRQTFFHYGIHVWALYGIVALALAYFQFRKEEPGLISATLKPIFGDKMNGPWGTVIDVLAVFATAFGVATSLGFGAVQINSGLHYLFGIEIGIRPQFIIVSIVTVLFIFSAWSGLSRGIRYLSNTNLVLALALLGFVLILGPTLLIFDMFTDSIGGYLAQLINMSFRTSPLNDAHREWLESWTIFYWAWWISWAPFVSMFIARISKGRTIREFMVGVLVAPALLSFIWFSSFGTTAIEIQRAGVIDLAASDTSLVVFQMFSSLPWSSITSGFTILLIASFFITSADSATFVLGMQSTYGSLTPTNPVKFVWGLIQSTIALILLSVGGLSALQNTIIIAALPFSFIILMMVFSLFKSLKKEVRIPKGTQAFNPPGLRKTKKQGGEE is encoded by the coding sequence ATGAAAAAAATATCGAATGTCTTCTATATAACAATCGGTCTGATTGTGTTGGCGGTTGGATTCGGTGTCATCTTGCCGGACCAATTTGAATCCATCACCGAAACAGTTAAAGGTATAGTGTCCTCCGTATTTGGATGGTATTATATGCTACTTATTACTTTTTTGCTCGCAATCAGCATCTTCCTGATTTTCAGTCCATTCGGCAGGATTCGGCTCGGAAAGGACACAGATCGCCCACAATTCAACACAGTCACTTGGATCGCGATGCTGTTTTCCGCCGGGATGGGCATCGGGTTGGTTTTTTATGGAGCGGCTGAGCCCCTATCCCATTACGCGATTGACCCGGCGACCGAAGAGCCGAATACGAATGCAGCCTACAAAGAAGCACTCCGCCAAACGTTCTTCCATTACGGCATCCATGTTTGGGCTTTGTATGGAATTGTCGCTCTTGCATTAGCCTATTTCCAGTTCCGCAAAGAGGAACCCGGTTTAATTTCCGCGACGCTTAAACCGATCTTCGGAGATAAAATGAATGGACCTTGGGGTACGGTCATTGATGTCCTCGCCGTATTTGCCACAGCATTCGGTGTAGCCACTTCCCTTGGCTTCGGTGCCGTACAAATCAATTCGGGGCTCCATTACTTATTCGGAATCGAAATAGGGATTCGTCCTCAATTCATCATCGTCTCCATTGTGACGGTGTTGTTCATTTTTTCGGCATGGTCGGGATTAAGTCGTGGCATCCGGTACCTGTCCAATACAAACCTGGTGTTAGCCCTCGCTCTCTTGGGGTTTGTTTTAATTTTAGGACCTACCTTACTCATTTTCGATATGTTCACCGATTCAATTGGCGGTTATCTTGCCCAATTGATCAATATGAGTTTTAGAACATCTCCATTAAACGACGCCCATCGGGAGTGGCTTGAAAGCTGGACCATTTTCTACTGGGCCTGGTGGATTTCCTGGGCACCTTTCGTCAGCATGTTCATTGCACGGATTTCAAAAGGGCGTACAATCCGGGAATTCATGGTCGGCGTGTTAGTGGCCCCCGCTTTACTAAGTTTCATCTGGTTTTCATCTTTTGGTACAACAGCCATTGAAATACAACGCGCCGGCGTGATTGATTTGGCGGCTAGCGACACCTCGCTTGTTGTGTTTCAGATGTTCAGCTCCCTTCCTTGGTCGTCAATTACATCCGGTTTCACCATATTGCTGATCGCCTCGTTTTTCATCACGTCCGCAGACTCGGCAACATTTGTATTGGGAATGCAATCCACTTACGGATCGCTGACACCGACGAACCCCGTGAAATTCGTTTGGGGATTGATCCAGTCTACGATCGCTTTGATCCTGTTATCGGTCGGCGGACTTTCTGCCTTGCAAAACACCATCATCATTGCTGCGTTGCCGTTTTCGTTCATCATCCTAATGATGGTATTCTCCCTGTTCAAATCCTTGAAAAAGGAAGTTCGAATACCAAAGGGAACGCAAGCGTTTAATCCGCCCGGTTTGAGGAAAACTAAAAAACAAGGCGGAGAGGAGTGA